A single window of Flagellimonas maritima DNA harbors:
- a CDS encoding T9SS type A sorting domain-containing protein, whose amino-acid sequence MKKIYFMLLMAFPLLTFGQELVSVNTEQVQELQGFKMYPNPAYGEEIYVTTSTNGSKQIKIYDVFGEIVLTDRISTNTLNISRLVPGVYVLQVTEKEKTMTRKLVIK is encoded by the coding sequence ATGAAGAAAATCTACTTTATGCTACTTATGGCTTTTCCTTTATTAACTTTTGGCCAAGAACTGGTCAGTGTCAATACTGAGCAGGTACAAGAACTACAGGGCTTTAAAATGTACCCTAATCCTGCCTATGGCGAGGAAATATACGTTACTACCTCAACCAATGGAAGCAAGCAGATCAAAATCTACGATGTTTTCGGAGAGATTGTGCTTACAGACAGAATTTCGACCAACACTTTGAATATATCTAGATTGGTTCCAGGGGTATATGTACTCCAAGTAACCGAAAAAGAAAAAACCATGACAAGGAAATTGGTCATTAAATAA
- the tyrS gene encoding tyrosine--tRNA ligase, whose product MPKNFVQELQWRGMVHDSMPGAEEHLMEGMQAAYVGIDPTADSLHIGHLVSVMMLRHFQLAGHKPFALVGGATGMIGDPSGKSSERNLLDEKTLRHNQEALKKQLGRFLDFESDEPNAAVLVNNYDWMKDFSFLDFIRDVGKHITVNYMMAKDSVKKRLSSDAKEGMSFTEFTYQLVQGYDFLYLYQNHNCTLQMGGSDQWGNITTGTELIRRIGGGKGYALTCPLITKADGTKFGKTESGNVWLDPERTSPYRFYQYWLNTSDEDAEKYIKIFTFLNKEEIEDLISEHKKVPHLRLLQKKLAEEITIKVHSKIDLENAIKASNILFGKSTSQDLKHLDEKTFLDVFEGVPQANISKEELEQGLDMIGALAAKTGFLGSNGEARRELKQNSISVNKERVKEDYLITASDLINNRFVLLQRGKKNYFVLIVN is encoded by the coding sequence ATGCCGAAAAATTTTGTTCAGGAACTACAATGGAGGGGAATGGTGCACGATAGTATGCCAGGTGCGGAGGAACACCTTATGGAAGGTATGCAAGCGGCGTATGTTGGAATAGACCCCACTGCAGATTCATTGCACATAGGGCATTTGGTAAGTGTTATGATGTTAAGGCACTTTCAACTGGCAGGGCACAAACCGTTCGCTTTGGTCGGTGGCGCAACGGGTATGATCGGCGATCCTTCGGGTAAGTCTTCGGAACGCAACCTTTTGGATGAAAAGACACTTAGACATAATCAAGAAGCTCTAAAAAAACAGCTTGGCCGTTTCTTGGATTTTGAAAGTGATGAGCCCAATGCCGCTGTTTTAGTGAACAATTATGACTGGATGAAGGATTTTTCCTTCCTTGATTTTATCCGCGATGTTGGAAAGCACATCACCGTAAATTATATGATGGCAAAAGATTCTGTAAAAAAACGACTTTCCTCAGACGCCAAAGAGGGCATGTCTTTTACAGAATTTACATATCAATTGGTGCAGGGATATGATTTTTTATACCTGTACCAAAACCACAATTGTACGTTGCAAATGGGCGGTAGCGATCAGTGGGGAAATATTACTACGGGAACAGAGCTTATTAGAAGAATTGGTGGCGGAAAAGGATATGCGCTAACCTGTCCTTTGATTACTAAAGCTGATGGCACCAAATTTGGAAAGACCGAAAGCGGAAATGTTTGGTTGGACCCCGAAAGAACTTCTCCTTACAGATTTTATCAATATTGGCTCAATACTTCGGATGAGGATGCTGAGAAATACATAAAGATTTTCACTTTTTTAAACAAAGAGGAAATTGAAGATTTGATCAGTGAACATAAAAAAGTACCGCATCTAAGATTATTACAAAAAAAATTGGCGGAAGAAATTACCATTAAAGTACATTCTAAAATTGATTTGGAAAATGCAATAAAGGCAAGTAATATACTATTTGGAAAATCAACTTCCCAAGACCTAAAGCATCTAGATGAGAAAACCTTTCTAGACGTGTTTGAAGGTGTGCCCCAAGCCAATATTTCCAAAGAGGAACTGGAACAAGGGCTCGATATGATTGGCGCACTAGCCGCTAAAACAGGCTTTTTGGGTTCAAATGGTGAAGCTAGAAGAGAATTAAAGCAAAACTCCATTTCTGTCAACAAGGAGAGAGTAAAGGAAGACTACCTAATTACGGCATCTGATTTGATCAACAACAGATTTGTATTGCTTCAAAGAGGCAAGAAAAATTATTTTGTATTAATAGTCAATTAA
- a CDS encoding TonB-dependent receptor — MKPYLIFVFSFFTLVSIAQENGSIVGKLTDKELNNEPLAFANVLIKGSTQGTTSDIDGLFEIANVEPGTYTLVVSFLGYETLEIPNVVVEADKVTEINAGLGASSVGLDEVVVTTSARKDSEVALLLQQKNALVIEEAIGAEVLTRRGIGDAAAAVAQIAGISKQQGSSNVYVRGLGDRYQNTTLNGLSLPSTNVNKKNIDLDLFASDVIQSIGVSKAYSTNFYGDFSAGNVNIVSKAHTGKAYLGVNVGSGINSTAIGEDFLLNEGVSYFGRYNRYDNNPFAIVLGQPVDPVDTSSPINTNFGLEGGFSVDLSDESRISFFGTASFANGWRFRQGEASDFTNTVNSSYPNVDQYVYNATTTALANIDYKVSNKFKLQYRSLYINSAQDQTEFFGRNGEGTIRDDIGDADEGFFIYNGRFNQDQIFVNQLLGQFADEGIEANWGFGYNKVLSDEPDRKRFTLQNYQFALDNDPNTNPIFFDNVAFDNQRFFQEIEDDEFNGFINLKKEFSENFALNIGYSGRRKVRNFNAIRYGYEFTDNDLEITDVNNLNEIFNVSNIDVPDGSGLWDLVTLNPIPGLSTVNRPGLPDSQYSGELKVYAGHINAEIQLLDKKLLLVPGLRIESFQQEITYDVQGDIIEPGILTTVDSYDNLYLPSLNARYALNEDMNLRGSFSITASFPEFKEVAPFVYEDVVIRYGGNPDLLGGVDGTGPNYSEIFNYDLKYEWFLTPREIISLGVFFKQINDPVNRVTARDATGDQRYFRTGDQADVFGVELEFRKNILKNIEDEPLLNLGFNLAWTDTKQDLRSIGGTFTTSFNRTESELEGASDIIFNTDLSFTPTIGNFKPKATLVGSYFSDRIFALGAGTVGDIIEESVTTLNLVIINPITKNFELGLTARNLLNPDITLSQTDQIGNRLIITEFRDGIDVGLSLKYKF, encoded by the coding sequence ATGAAACCTTATTTGATATTCGTCTTTTCCTTTTTCACCTTGGTCAGTATTGCTCAAGAGAACGGCAGTATTGTAGGTAAGTTAACTGATAAAGAGCTAAATAATGAACCGCTTGCATTTGCAAATGTTCTTATAAAAGGTTCAACTCAGGGAACCACTTCAGATATTGACGGCCTTTTTGAAATTGCAAATGTTGAACCAGGTACTTATACGCTAGTCGTTAGTTTTTTAGGGTATGAAACCCTGGAAATTCCCAATGTTGTAGTGGAGGCGGATAAGGTTACGGAAATTAATGCAGGATTGGGGGCCAGTAGTGTTGGATTGGATGAGGTTGTGGTAACTACTTCGGCCCGGAAAGATTCTGAGGTTGCTCTATTGCTTCAGCAAAAAAATGCCTTGGTCATAGAGGAGGCCATTGGAGCTGAAGTGCTAACCAGAAGAGGTATTGGTGATGCAGCTGCCGCTGTGGCACAAATTGCCGGTATCTCAAAGCAACAAGGGTCAAGCAATGTGTATGTACGGGGCTTGGGTGATCGTTACCAGAACACAACTCTTAATGGACTATCGTTACCTTCAACCAATGTAAATAAAAAGAACATAGATTTAGACCTATTTGCTTCGGATGTAATTCAAAGTATTGGTGTAAGTAAAGCCTACTCTACAAATTTCTACGGAGATTTTTCGGCCGGTAATGTAAATATTGTTTCAAAAGCCCATACAGGCAAGGCATATCTTGGTGTTAATGTTGGTTCTGGTATTAATTCAACAGCAATTGGGGAAGATTTCCTATTGAACGAAGGTGTAAGTTACTTTGGTCGATATAATAGATATGATAACAATCCATTTGCCATTGTTTTGGGACAACCTGTTGATCCTGTAGATACAAGTTCTCCAATCAATACAAATTTTGGTCTGGAAGGTGGATTTTCCGTTGATTTAAGCGATGAGTCCAGAATAAGCTTCTTTGGAACTGCATCATTTGCCAATGGCTGGAGATTTAGACAAGGTGAGGCCAGTGATTTTACAAACACGGTAAATTCCTCTTATCCCAACGTGGATCAATATGTTTATAACGCGACCACAACGGCATTGGCAAATATCGATTATAAAGTTTCCAACAAGTTTAAATTGCAGTATCGTTCACTTTATATTAACAGTGCCCAAGATCAAACGGAGTTCTTTGGAAGAAATGGTGAAGGTACCATTAGGGATGATATCGGAGATGCTGACGAAGGATTTTTTATCTACAACGGTCGTTTCAATCAAGACCAGATATTTGTAAACCAACTTCTTGGTCAGTTTGCCGATGAAGGTATTGAGGCCAATTGGGGGTTTGGGTATAATAAGGTACTTTCCGACGAACCTGACCGTAAACGTTTTACTCTACAAAATTATCAATTTGCCCTAGACAATGATCCAAATACGAATCCTATATTTTTTGATAACGTAGCATTCGACAATCAAAGATTTTTTCAGGAAATAGAGGATGATGAGTTTAATGGATTTATCAATCTGAAGAAGGAGTTTTCAGAAAACTTTGCTCTAAACATTGGCTATTCTGGAAGACGCAAAGTTCGTAATTTCAACGCAATTCGGTATGGGTACGAGTTTACTGATAATGACTTGGAGATTACGGATGTCAACAACTTGAATGAAATATTCAATGTCTCAAATATAGACGTACCGGACGGAAGCGGTCTTTGGGACCTGGTTACCTTAAATCCCATACCGGGATTAAGTACTGTCAATAGACCAGGATTGCCAGATAGTCAATATTCAGGTGAATTAAAGGTTTATGCAGGTCACATAAACGCTGAAATTCAACTTCTGGATAAAAAACTATTGTTGGTGCCCGGATTGAGGATAGAGAGTTTTCAGCAAGAAATCACATACGATGTTCAAGGTGATATTATTGAACCAGGAATATTAACAACTGTAGACTCCTATGATAATCTATATTTACCTAGTTTAAATGCGCGGTATGCTCTCAACGAAGATATGAATCTACGGGGTTCATTCAGTATTACAGCATCATTCCCTGAATTTAAAGAGGTAGCCCCTTTTGTCTATGAGGATGTTGTTATCCGTTATGGTGGAAATCCAGATCTTCTTGGTGGTGTAGATGGAACAGGGCCTAATTATTCAGAGATATTCAACTATGATTTAAAATATGAGTGGTTTTTAACCCCTAGGGAAATCATTTCTTTAGGAGTTTTCTTTAAGCAAATCAACGATCCAGTAAACAGGGTTACCGCCCGAGACGCCACTGGAGATCAACGCTACTTTAGAACAGGGGACCAAGCGGACGTTTTTGGTGTCGAGTTGGAATTTCGAAAAAATATTTTAAAAAACATTGAAGATGAACCCCTATTAAATCTAGGGTTCAATCTAGCATGGACCGATACCAAACAAGACCTCCGATCAATAGGCGGGACATTTACGACAAGTTTTAACAGAACTGAGAGCGAATTAGAAGGTGCTTCGGATATTATTTTTAATACGGATCTTAGTTTCACCCCTACAATAGGAAATTTTAAACCTAAAGCAACGCTTGTAGGCTCCTATTTTTCAGATAGAATATTTGCTTTGGGTGCGGGAACTGTTGGAGATATTATAGAGGAATCCGTTACTACTCTCAATCTTGTAATCATAAATCCGATCACCAAAAACTTTGAGTTGGGGTTAACCGCTAGAAACCTGCTCAATCCAGATATAACACTTTCACAAACAGACCAAATTGGAAACCGACTAATCATCACTGAATTTAGAGATGGTATTGACGTAGGTTTATCACTTAAATATAAATTTTAA
- a CDS encoding T9SS type A sorting domain-containing protein encodes MKHLYLVFFLFICTLGFSQNAKGTADIEGFKLYPNPVPQGKVFIETALNAPKQILIFDVLGTQVLQTTILGRELNLSNLDKGVYILRVFEKNKVATRKLIIK; translated from the coding sequence ATGAAGCACCTTTACCTAGTCTTCTTTTTATTTATTTGCACTCTTGGTTTTTCCCAAAACGCCAAGGGCACTGCGGATATTGAAGGTTTTAAGCTATATCCCAATCCCGTACCACAGGGCAAGGTCTTTATTGAGACTGCACTAAATGCACCTAAACAAATACTTATTTTTGATGTTTTGGGAACACAGGTACTACAAACTACTATTTTAGGTAGGGAGTTGAATCTTTCCAACTTGGATAAAGGGGTCTATATTCTTAGGGTGTTTGAGAAAAATAAAGTAGCTACCCGTAAACTTATCATCAAGTAG
- a CDS encoding dihydroorotase, whose protein sequence is MLKILLKNTKVVNENQIFETDILLEGDLITRIDTDISDDTAEIIDMNGDYVLPGVIDDQVHFREPGLTHKGDIATESKAAIAGGITTYMEQPNTNPQTTTIEKLEEKFAMGAKSSFANYSFLFGGTNDNLEELKRLDKNACSGVKLFLGSSTGNMLVDDEEVLEKIFRNTEMVISAHCEDEGTIRANMEKYRKKYGDNIPIKSHPLIRSEEACYLSSSKAISLAKKTGARLHVFHLSTGIETALFTNKIPLEEKKITSEVCIHHLWFSDEDYAEKGTLIKWNPAVKTKSDREKLWEALLDDRIDVVATDHAPHTLEEKNNPYTKAPSGGPLVQHALQAMLQKEKEGKIDLTKIVEKMCHNPAKLFDIDRRGFVKEGYYADLVQVNRNSNEHVEKSNVLYKCGWSPFEGTTFDSKVVRTFINGHLAYENGNFSNEKNAKRLTFNR, encoded by the coding sequence ATGTTGAAAATCCTGTTGAAGAACACCAAAGTTGTCAATGAGAATCAAATCTTTGAAACCGATATACTATTGGAAGGGGATTTAATAACTCGTATTGATACCGATATATCAGATGATACCGCTGAAATCATTGATATGAATGGAGATTATGTATTGCCGGGGGTTATCGATGACCAAGTTCATTTTAGGGAACCGGGCCTTACCCACAAGGGGGACATAGCTACGGAAAGCAAAGCGGCCATTGCAGGTGGGATTACCACTTACATGGAGCAGCCGAACACAAATCCCCAGACTACTACAATTGAAAAGTTAGAGGAAAAATTTGCAATGGGTGCAAAAAGTTCTTTTGCCAATTATTCTTTTCTCTTTGGTGGCACCAATGATAATTTGGAAGAATTAAAACGACTCGATAAAAATGCATGTTCGGGCGTAAAACTTTTCTTGGGATCTTCAACCGGCAATATGTTGGTGGACGACGAGGAGGTTCTGGAAAAGATTTTTAGGAATACTGAAATGGTTATCTCTGCACATTGCGAAGATGAGGGTACGATTCGTGCAAATATGGAAAAATACCGGAAAAAATACGGCGACAATATCCCCATAAAATCACACCCGTTAATCAGAAGTGAGGAAGCCTGTTACTTATCTTCTTCAAAAGCCATTTCCCTAGCTAAAAAAACTGGGGCTAGATTACACGTTTTTCATCTTTCCACTGGAATTGAGACGGCCCTTTTTACAAATAAAATCCCTCTCGAAGAAAAGAAAATCACCTCAGAGGTCTGTATTCACCATCTTTGGTTTTCAGATGAGGATTATGCCGAAAAAGGAACATTGATCAAATGGAACCCCGCCGTAAAGACCAAAAGTGATAGGGAAAAGCTTTGGGAAGCACTCTTGGATGACAGAATTGATGTTGTGGCCACGGACCATGCCCCCCACACCCTTGAAGAAAAAAACAATCCATACACTAAGGCCCCTTCTGGGGGGCCACTTGTGCAACATGCTTTACAGGCAATGTTGCAAAAAGAAAAGGAAGGCAAAATTGATTTAACCAAGATTGTGGAAAAAATGTGCCATAATCCAGCAAAGCTGTTTGATATTGATAGGCGTGGTTTTGTTAAAGAAGGGTATTATGCCGATTTGGTACAGGTGAACAGAAATTCCAACGAACATGTTGAAAAGTCCAATGTTTTGTACAAATGTGGTTGGTCACCGTTTGAAGGCACAACTTTTGACTCCAAAGTGGTACGTACTTTTATCAATGGTCATCTAGCATACGAGAACGGGAATTTTTCCAATGAAAAGAACGCAAAAAGACTCACATTCAATAGATAG
- a CDS encoding multidrug transporter: MKIRFLSSLLILALFTVGCEEDNTPNIEIIDNSVVNNIGGGNGGDTDETEDLFGFITEDTTLDANVTYRLAAATFVDEGATLTIPAGTVIRAEPNGVQNYIAVLRGSQIQINGTASNPVVMTSAATTPTPGDWGGLVILGQSTTNLIDPATPDDLPTSEVGQLPYGGSVVDDNSGSISYLRLEYVGGAINGTQELNGLSLYAVGSGTNINHVQVFQCSDDGIEFFGGTVNVNNLAIVGAEDDSVDWTEGYSGTVTDVYVEQTLDGDSGFEMDGFNTDFQNSGGFVSIPTITNATVIGSGDNSRAFRLRAGTGGIFTNVTIEDFGRGVVVEDDTSGDITSANIPDDLQFTDVSFTGVTDEFLYEDDFANPSPPAQADVIGGDATNATGTDIATWGAGWTVGIN, translated from the coding sequence ATGAAAATCAGATTTCTATCAAGCTTACTCATACTAGCGCTCTTTACTGTGGGCTGTGAAGAGGACAACACACCAAATATCGAAATAATCGATAACAGTGTCGTAAACAACATTGGAGGTGGAAATGGCGGTGATACCGACGAGACCGAAGACCTTTTTGGCTTTATTACCGAAGATACTACCCTGGACGCAAATGTCACTTATCGTTTAGCTGCTGCAACATTTGTTGACGAAGGTGCAACACTTACTATTCCAGCAGGTACTGTTATTAGGGCCGAGCCCAATGGAGTCCAAAATTACATCGCAGTACTTCGTGGTTCTCAAATACAAATCAACGGAACTGCATCAAATCCAGTCGTAATGACTTCTGCTGCAACTACTCCTACACCCGGAGATTGGGGTGGCCTAGTTATTTTAGGACAGTCTACAACAAACTTGATTGACCCTGCTACTCCAGATGACCTTCCTACAAGTGAGGTTGGTCAACTTCCTTATGGAGGTTCTGTTGTTGATGATAATTCAGGTTCTATAAGCTATCTTAGACTGGAGTATGTAGGTGGTGCCATAAACGGAACTCAAGAATTGAATGGACTTTCCTTATATGCTGTAGGGAGTGGAACCAATATTAACCACGTACAGGTATTCCAATGCTCAGATGATGGTATCGAGTTCTTTGGCGGCACAGTCAACGTCAACAATCTGGCAATTGTTGGAGCAGAAGATGATTCTGTCGACTGGACTGAAGGATACTCAGGAACGGTTACAGATGTTTATGTTGAACAAACTTTGGATGGTGACAGTGGCTTTGAAATGGACGGATTTAATACGGACTTCCAGAATTCTGGAGGCTTCGTTTCTATTCCTACTATTACTAATGCAACTGTAATCGGCAGTGGCGATAATAGCCGTGCATTTCGATTGCGTGCAGGAACTGGAGGCATTTTTACCAATGTAACAATTGAAGACTTTGGGCGTGGTGTTGTTGTAGAAGATGATACTTCTGGAGATATTACTTCTGCAAACATACCTGATGATTTACAATTTACGGATGTATCTTTTACAGGCGTAACCGATGAGTTTTTGTATGAAGATGATTTTGCCAACCCATCGCCGCCAGCACAGGCTGATGTTATTGGTGGTGATGCTACCAATGCAACTGGAACCGACATTGCTACATGGGGCGCTGGATGGACAGTGGGCATCAACTAA
- a CDS encoding NAD-dependent epimerase/dehydratase family protein, whose translation MILVTGGTGLIGSHLLFQLLNKSKRLRACYRSKDSINNVLAVFGYYSDNASSLLKKIEWVEADITDIVSLQEAFKDVEYVYHCAAKISFDPKDYPALVKNNIEGTANIVNLCIEHHVKKLCYVSSIAAVGHSINGGKVDENNEWSNTNVSVYGLTKHEAELEVWRGSQEGLPAVIVNPGVVLGPGFWNTGSGTFFKYASKGKKSYIPGGTGFVSINDVINAMIQLMESKVEKERFILVNQNLSYETLLKKIAPKLGVVSPTKKISFLALEIFWRIDWLRSNLLGKRRRLSKNMAKGLYKREVYSSEKIKKAIDFSFEDLDNAIDFCCTKFLER comes from the coding sequence ATGATTTTAGTTACTGGAGGCACTGGTTTAATTGGTTCACATCTACTTTTTCAATTATTGAATAAAAGTAAACGGTTAAGGGCCTGTTATAGAAGTAAGGATTCCATCAATAACGTATTAGCAGTTTTTGGATATTATTCCGATAATGCTTCTTCACTTTTGAAAAAAATAGAATGGGTAGAAGCAGATATCACCGATATTGTATCGTTGCAAGAAGCCTTTAAGGATGTTGAATACGTATACCACTGTGCCGCAAAGATTTCTTTTGATCCAAAGGATTATCCTGCTTTGGTAAAAAACAATATCGAGGGAACTGCGAACATTGTCAACCTTTGTATAGAACATCATGTAAAAAAACTATGCTATGTGAGTTCCATAGCAGCAGTAGGCCATAGTATCAATGGAGGTAAAGTCGATGAAAACAATGAGTGGAGCAATACGAACGTATCCGTTTATGGATTAACAAAACACGAAGCTGAGCTGGAAGTTTGGCGAGGTTCCCAAGAGGGACTTCCTGCGGTAATCGTAAATCCTGGAGTAGTCCTTGGTCCTGGCTTTTGGAACACAGGCAGTGGAACTTTCTTTAAATATGCATCAAAGGGCAAGAAATCATATATTCCCGGCGGAACAGGTTTCGTTTCCATAAATGATGTTATCAATGCTATGATACAGCTTATGGAATCCAAAGTTGAAAAAGAACGTTTTATTCTTGTCAATCAGAATTTGTCTTACGAAACGCTTTTAAAAAAAATAGCACCAAAATTGGGTGTAGTATCTCCAACAAAAAAAATATCGTTTTTAGCATTGGAGATTTTTTGGCGAATAGATTGGTTGCGAAGCAATCTTTTAGGAAAACGGAGAAGATTGAGTAAAAACATGGCCAAAGGACTTTACAAGCGTGAAGTTTATAGCAGTGAAAAAATAAAGAAAGCCATTGATTTCAGTTTTGAGGACTTGGACAACGCAATCGATTTTTGTTGCACTAAGTTTTTGGAGCGTTAA
- a CDS encoding polyprenol monophosphomannose synthase, with protein sequence MADGLVIIPTFNEIENIEAIIRTVFDLKKDFHVLVVDDNSPDGTAENVRRLQKEFHEFLFLEVRKEKSGLGTAYIHGFKWALQRDYDYIFEMDADFSHRPADLSRLHRACLNGADVAVGSRYKKGVNVVNWPLFRILLSYGASFYVKIITGMRVHDPTAGFVCYKKEVLQNINLDAVRFIGYAFQIEMKYRAYLKGYKIEEVSIIFTDRVNGKSKMNSAIIREAIFGVFAMKFRSIFYKKNF encoded by the coding sequence ATGGCAGACGGTTTAGTAATAATACCCACTTTCAACGAAATTGAAAACATTGAGGCCATCATAAGAACCGTTTTCGATTTAAAAAAGGACTTTCACGTTTTAGTCGTAGATGACAATTCTCCTGATGGAACTGCCGAAAATGTGAGAAGGTTGCAAAAGGAATTCCATGAATTTCTTTTTTTGGAGGTCCGTAAAGAGAAGTCCGGTCTGGGAACTGCATATATACATGGATTTAAATGGGCGCTCCAAAGAGATTATGACTATATTTTTGAAATGGATGCCGATTTCTCCCATCGCCCCGCAGATTTATCAAGATTACATAGGGCATGTTTAAATGGTGCGGATGTTGCGGTCGGTTCTAGGTACAAAAAAGGTGTAAATGTGGTAAACTGGCCACTTTTCAGAATTCTACTTTCCTATGGTGCTTCGTTTTATGTGAAGATTATTACGGGAATGCGCGTTCACGATCCCACGGCAGGTTTTGTTTGTTACAAAAAAGAAGTGCTTCAAAATATAAACCTGGATGCGGTACGATTCATAGGGTACGCATTCCAAATTGAAATGAAATATAGAGCCTATTTAAAAGGATATAAAATTGAGGAAGTCTCCATTATTTTTACGGATAGGGTCAATGGGAAATCAAAGATGAATTCCGCAATAATCAGAGAAGCTATTTTTGGAGTTTTTGCCATGAAGTTTAGAAGTATATTTTATAAAAAGAATTTTTAA
- a CDS encoding acyl transferase — translation MEKTLIQNIFSISKPAEFESLALEVFKFQYNHNVIYRSYCNLLKKSPEDILNLKQIPFLPIEFFKKSNVVSSEKKPEAIFESSGTMGNITSKHSIVDISIYKESYTKCFNTFYGPVGDYCILALLPSYLERDASSLVYMVNDFVSKSKHPDSGFYLYDLKKLSQKLLQLEKEQIKTLLIGVSFALLDLAEQFPVHLKHTIIMETGGMKGRRKELIREELHAILRNAFSVEKIHSEYGMTELLSQGYSKGDGLFKTPPWMKIYARDTEDPLTIQNNDTTGGISIIDLANLYSCSFIATEDLGKTHTDGSFEILGRFDQSDVRGCNLMAL, via the coding sequence ATGGAAAAAACGTTAATCCAAAATATCTTCTCGATTTCCAAACCTGCAGAATTTGAATCGTTGGCATTGGAAGTTTTTAAATTTCAGTATAATCATAATGTTATTTATAGAAGCTATTGTAATCTTCTGAAAAAGTCTCCTGAAGATATTCTTAATTTGAAGCAAATACCTTTTTTGCCTATTGAATTTTTCAAAAAGAGCAACGTAGTTTCATCTGAAAAAAAACCTGAAGCCATTTTTGAAAGTAGTGGAACAATGGGCAATATTACGAGCAAGCATTCTATTGTGGATATATCGATTTATAAAGAGAGTTACACAAAATGTTTCAATACTTTTTATGGGCCTGTTGGGGATTACTGTATATTGGCGCTATTGCCTTCCTACCTTGAACGCGATGCCTCATCATTGGTTTACATGGTTAATGATTTTGTTTCAAAATCAAAACATCCAGACAGTGGATTCTATCTTTATGATTTAAAAAAATTGAGCCAAAAACTGCTTCAACTGGAAAAAGAGCAAATAAAAACGTTGTTGATCGGAGTTTCTTTTGCACTATTGGATTTGGCAGAACAATTTCCCGTACATCTAAAACATACTATAATTATGGAAACGGGAGGAATGAAGGGCAGGCGAAAAGAACTGATACGTGAAGAACTGCATGCCATTCTCAGAAATGCTTTTTCAGTTGAAAAAATCCATTCAGAATATGGAATGACAGAGTTGTTGTCCCAAGGGTATTCCAAAGGAGATGGATTGTTCAAAACCCCTCCTTGGATGAAAATTTATGCAAGGGATACTGAAGATCCCCTCACCATACAGAATAATGATACAACAGGTGGAATAAGCATTATCGATTTGGCAAACCTGTATTCATGTTCTTTTATAGCCACTGAAGATTTAGGAAAAACACATACGGATGGCTCTTTTGAAATTTTGGGCAGGTTTGACCAATCGGATGTTCGTGGATGTAATCTGATGGCCCTGTAA
- a CDS encoding DUF4296 domain-containing protein gives MKSMFLPLLGLLFFSCGEKVVEKPENLIPKDKMVNILYDLSILKASKSSYRNMMDEVGIETMDFLYKKYQIDSAQLSQSNLYYASLPLEYQAIYEEIEAILKEKHAALEETTQNRNDSIAKTRKVDLDSIKRPSTTKTGDSINAPKT, from the coding sequence ATGAAAAGTATGTTTTTGCCCTTATTAGGACTATTATTTTTTTCATGTGGTGAGAAAGTAGTGGAAAAACCTGAAAACCTTATTCCAAAAGATAAAATGGTCAATATCTTATATGACCTATCCATATTGAAGGCATCTAAGTCATCATACAGAAATATGATGGACGAGGTTGGAATAGAAACTATGGATTTTCTTTACAAAAAATATCAGATTGATAGTGCACAGCTCTCACAAAGTAATTTATACTACGCCTCCCTTCCTTTGGAATACCAAGCTATTTATGAGGAAATCGAAGCAATTTTGAAAGAAAAACATGCGGCATTGGAAGAGACCACGCAAAATCGAAACGATAGTATTGCAAAAACCCGAAAAGTCGACTTGGACTCCATTAAAAGGCCAAGCACAACTAAAACTGGAGATAGCATTAACGCTCCAAAAACTTAG